The following proteins come from a genomic window of Lycium ferocissimum isolate CSIRO_LF1 chromosome 4, AGI_CSIRO_Lferr_CH_V1, whole genome shotgun sequence:
- the LOC132053397 gene encoding phenolic glucoside malonyltransferase 1-like, protein MAMASVIEQCQVAPPPGGAAELTLPLTYFDHMWLAFGRNRRILFYKLPISKPDFVQTIIPSLKHSLSLTLKHYKPLAGNIACPLNSSGYPELHYVTGDSVSVTFSETDMDNFNYLIGNHPRNAKDFYPFIPILAEPKDAPGVQLAPVLAIKVTLFPNLGISVGFSNHHAACDGNTIVRFTRAWALLNKFGGDEQLLANEFIPFYDRSIIKDPHEQGAAIWDVMKNFKLEMRDIIVTPLDKVRGTFIIGRDDIAKLKNLILSRRPSLTHVTSFTITCAYVWTCLIKSEAVIGEEIDENVMEFFACAADCRARLSPPLPPSYFGNCLVGYTAKARHVDLVGKEGFTIAVKLIGESIQKRMKDEEWILNGNWFKEFYTLDMKRCLSIVGSPKFDLYATDFGWGRPEKVESVSTDSGEGASISLSKSKDSDGDLEVGLSLSKTRMNAFVAIFTHGLSFL, encoded by the coding sequence ATGGCAATGGCTTCAGTGATTGAGCAATGTCAAGTTGCGCCACCTCCCGGTGGTGCAGCTGAACTGACACTCCCTCTTACTTATTTTGATCATATGTGGTTAGCTTTTGGTCGTAATCGACGGATTTTATTCTACAAGCTCCCTATTTCCAAACCCGATTTCGTCCAAACCATCATTCCTTCTCTTAAACATTCACTCTCCCTCACTCTCAAACACTATAAACCCTTAGCTGGCAACATTGCTTGTCCTCTAAATTCGAGCGGTTATCCTGAGTTGCATTATGTGACAGGAGATTCTGTGTCTGTTACCTTTTCTGAGACTGATATGGATAATTTCAATTATCTCATTGGTAACCATCCCCGAAATGCTAAGGATTTTTATCCCTTTATTCCTATATTGGCGGAACCTAAGGATGCACCCGGGGTCCAACTAGCCCCAGTCTTAGCCATTAAAGTGACACTTTTTCCGAATCTTGGCATATCCGTTGGATTTAGTAACCATCATGCCGCTTGTGATGGAAATACCATAGTAAGGTTCACGAGAGCATGGGCTTTACTCAACAAATTCGGCGGAGATGAACAATTGTTAGCAAATGAGTTCATTCCATTTTATGATAGGTCCATAATAAAAGACCCTCATGAACAAGGAGCTGCTATATGGGATGTAATGAAGAATTTTAAGCTGGAGATGCGTGACATAATTGTGACTCCTCTTGATAAAGTTCGAGGTACATTTATTATAGGACGGGATGACATAGCTAAGCTCAAGAATTTAATATTGTCAAGACGACCAAGCCTAACTCATGTGACATCTTTCACAATAACATGTGCTTATGTATGGACTTGCTTGATAAAATCAGAGGCCGTGATAGGAGAAGAGATAGATGAGAATGTAATGGAGTTCTTCGCATGTGCAGCAGATTGTAGAGCACGACTCAGTCCACCACTTCCTCCATCTTATTTCGGGAATTGTCTAGTAGGGTATACTGCAAAAGCAAGACATGTTGACTTAGTTGGAAAGGAAGGCTTTACAATTGCCGTGAAATTAATTGGAGAAAGCATTCAAAAAAGGATGAAAGATGAGGAATGGATCCTGAATGGTAACTGGTTTAAGGAATTTTATACCCTAGACATGAAACGGTGTCTTTCAATTGTTGGATCTCCAAAATTTGATTTATATGCTACTGATTTTGGATGGGGAAGGCCGGAGAAGGTAGAGTCCGTTTCTACTGACAGTGGAGAAGGTGCATCGATATCCCTTAGCAAGTCGAAGGACTCAGATGGAGATTTAGAAGTTGGCTTGTCTTTGTCCAAAACTCGAATGAATGCTTTTGTTGCTATATTCACTCATGGACTAAGCTTTCTGTAG
- the LOC132053395 gene encoding diacylglycerol kinase 5-like isoform X2, translating into MRTPFGLQIALVMATPEDNFSGNLEREFYIPTYILSPDASQGEDLHLSDVPTCPVLVFINSKSGGQLGGDLLQTYRSLLNKYQVFDLGEETPDGVLRRLYLNLEKLKNDGDEYATKLEERLRIIVAGGDGTAGWLLGVVSDLKLSQPPPIATVPLGTGNNLPFAFGWGKKNPGTDQNSVISFMKKVMDAKEMKIDSWHILMRMRAPKEGSCEPIAPLELPHSLHAFHRVSSSDDLNVEGFHTFRGGFWNYFSMGMDAQVSYAFHSERKMHPEKFKNQLVNQSTYARLGCTQGWFFASLFHPSSRNIAQLAKVKIMKKHGEWQDLHIPHSIRSIVCLNLPSFSGGLNPWGTPNSNKRQDRDLTPPFVDDGHIEVVGFRDAWHGMVLLAPNGHGTRLAQAHRIRFEFHKGATDHTFMRIDGEPWKQPLPIDDDTVVVEIAHLGQVKMLATHDCRSKSIHDPSSHVNHDGDDGDSGGEEDSVVEEQRKFGAADTFKMPDEVDISHLS; encoded by the exons ATGCGAACTCCTTTTGGTCTACAGATAGCATTAGTTATGGCTACTCCTGAGGACAACTTCAGTGGCAACTTGGAGAGAGAGTTCTATATACCTACCTATATACTTTCACCGGATGCAAGTCAGGGTGAAGATTTACATTTGTCTGATGTACCTACATGCCCTGTACTAGTGTTTATCAACTCCAAAAGTGGAGGTCAACTTGGTGGAGATCTTCTTCAGACATATCGATCACTTCTTAACAAATATCAG GTTTTTGATTTGGGAGAAGAAACTCCTGATGGTGTTTTACGCAGACTCTATCTGAATCTGGAAAAGCTAAAGAATGATGGTGATGAATATGCCACCAAACTTGAGGAGAGATTGAGGATAATT GTTGCAGGTGGAGATGGCACAGCTGGCTGGCTACTTGGAGTTGTATCTGATCTCAAACTATCTCAGCCACCACCAATTGCTACTGTGCCTTTGGGAACTGGAAACAACCTTCCATTCGCTTTTGGCTGG GGAAAGAAGAATCCAGGAACCGACCAGAACTCGGTTATCTCATTCATGAAGAAAGTAATGGATGCAAAAGAAATGAAGATAGACAG TTGGCACATTCTAATGAGGATGAGAGCACCAAAAGAGGGTTCCTGTGAACCAATTGCACCACTTGAGTTGCCTCATTCGTTGCATGCGTTTCACCGGGTTTCTTCATCTGATGATCTTAATGTG GAGGGATTCCATACATTTCGTGGAGGATTCTGGAATTATTTCAGCATGG GGATGGATGCACAAGTAtcatatgcatttcattcaGAACGGAAGATGCATCCAGAAAAGTTCAAAAACCAGCTTGTCAATCAG AGTACATATGCAAGGCTTGGATGTACGCAAGGATGGTTTTTTGCATCCCTTTTTCATCCTTCTTCAAG GAACATAGCTCAACTGGCCAAGGTCAAGATAATGAAAAAGCACGGGGAATGGCAAGACCTTCACATCCCTCACAG TATCAGGTCAATTGTGTGCCTAAACTTGCCTAGCTTTTCTGGTGGACTGAATCCTTGGGGAACACCAAATAGCAACAAACGCCAAGAT AGGGACTTGACTCCACCATTTGTTGATGATGGCCATATTGAGGTTGTTGGCTTTAGAGATGCTTGGCATGGAATGGTTCTTCTTGCTCCAAATGGGCATGGGACACGTCTTGCACAG GCACATCGAATCCGGTTTGAGTTTCATAAGGGTGCAACTGACCACACATTTATGAGGATCGACGGCGAACCATGGAAGCAGCCCCTTCCCATAGACGATGACACTGTTGTGGTAGAAATTGCTCATCTTGGCCAAGTTAAGATGCTTGCTACCCACGATTGCAGATCCAAAAGTATACACGACCCTTCAAGTCATGTCAATCATGATGGTGATGACGGTGATAGTGGTGGTGAAGAGGATTCGGTTGTTGAAGAGCAGAGAAAGTTCGGGGCGGCAGACACATTCAAAATGCCTGATGAAGTTGATATTTCTCATCTCAGTTAA
- the LOC132053395 gene encoding diacylglycerol kinase 5-like isoform X3 produces the protein MLVEIALVMATPEDNFSGNLEREFYIPTYILSPDASQGEDLHLSDVPTCPVLVFINSKSGGQLGGDLLQTYRSLLNKYQVFDLGEETPDGVLRRLYLNLEKLKNDGDEYATKLEERLRIIVAGGDGTAGWLLGVVSDLKLSQPPPIATVPLGTGNNLPFAFGWGKKNPGTDQNSVISFMKKVMDAKEMKIDSWHILMRMRAPKEGSCEPIAPLELPHSLHAFHRVSSSDDLNVEGFHTFRGGFWNYFSMGMDAQVSYAFHSERKMHPEKFKNQLVNQSTYARLGCTQGWFFASLFHPSSRNIAQLAKVKIMKKHGEWQDLHIPHSIRSIVCLNLPSFSGGLNPWGTPNSNKRQDRDLTPPFVDDGHIEVVGFRDAWHGMVLLAPNGHGTRLAQAHRIRFEFHKGATDHTFMRIDGEPWKQPLPIDDDTVVVEIAHLGQVKMLATHDCRSKSIHDPSSHVNHDGDDGDSGGEEDSVVEEQRKFGAADTFKMPDEVDISHLS, from the exons ATGTTGGTTGAG ATAGCATTAGTTATGGCTACTCCTGAGGACAACTTCAGTGGCAACTTGGAGAGAGAGTTCTATATACCTACCTATATACTTTCACCGGATGCAAGTCAGGGTGAAGATTTACATTTGTCTGATGTACCTACATGCCCTGTACTAGTGTTTATCAACTCCAAAAGTGGAGGTCAACTTGGTGGAGATCTTCTTCAGACATATCGATCACTTCTTAACAAATATCAG GTTTTTGATTTGGGAGAAGAAACTCCTGATGGTGTTTTACGCAGACTCTATCTGAATCTGGAAAAGCTAAAGAATGATGGTGATGAATATGCCACCAAACTTGAGGAGAGATTGAGGATAATT GTTGCAGGTGGAGATGGCACAGCTGGCTGGCTACTTGGAGTTGTATCTGATCTCAAACTATCTCAGCCACCACCAATTGCTACTGTGCCTTTGGGAACTGGAAACAACCTTCCATTCGCTTTTGGCTGG GGAAAGAAGAATCCAGGAACCGACCAGAACTCGGTTATCTCATTCATGAAGAAAGTAATGGATGCAAAAGAAATGAAGATAGACAG TTGGCACATTCTAATGAGGATGAGAGCACCAAAAGAGGGTTCCTGTGAACCAATTGCACCACTTGAGTTGCCTCATTCGTTGCATGCGTTTCACCGGGTTTCTTCATCTGATGATCTTAATGTG GAGGGATTCCATACATTTCGTGGAGGATTCTGGAATTATTTCAGCATGG GGATGGATGCACAAGTAtcatatgcatttcattcaGAACGGAAGATGCATCCAGAAAAGTTCAAAAACCAGCTTGTCAATCAG AGTACATATGCAAGGCTTGGATGTACGCAAGGATGGTTTTTTGCATCCCTTTTTCATCCTTCTTCAAG GAACATAGCTCAACTGGCCAAGGTCAAGATAATGAAAAAGCACGGGGAATGGCAAGACCTTCACATCCCTCACAG TATCAGGTCAATTGTGTGCCTAAACTTGCCTAGCTTTTCTGGTGGACTGAATCCTTGGGGAACACCAAATAGCAACAAACGCCAAGAT AGGGACTTGACTCCACCATTTGTTGATGATGGCCATATTGAGGTTGTTGGCTTTAGAGATGCTTGGCATGGAATGGTTCTTCTTGCTCCAAATGGGCATGGGACACGTCTTGCACAG GCACATCGAATCCGGTTTGAGTTTCATAAGGGTGCAACTGACCACACATTTATGAGGATCGACGGCGAACCATGGAAGCAGCCCCTTCCCATAGACGATGACACTGTTGTGGTAGAAATTGCTCATCTTGGCCAAGTTAAGATGCTTGCTACCCACGATTGCAGATCCAAAAGTATACACGACCCTTCAAGTCATGTCAATCATGATGGTGATGACGGTGATAGTGGTGGTGAAGAGGATTCGGTTGTTGAAGAGCAGAGAAAGTTCGGGGCGGCAGACACATTCAAAATGCCTGATGAAGTTGATATTTCTCATCTCAGTTAA
- the LOC132053395 gene encoding diacylglycerol kinase 5-like isoform X1 encodes MATPEDNFSGNLEREFYIPTYILSPDASQGEDLHLSDVPTCPVLVFINSKSGGQLGGDLLQTYRSLLNKYQVFDLGEETPDGVLRRLYLNLEKLKNDGDEYATKLEERLRIIVAGGDGTAGWLLGVVSDLKLSQPPPIATVPLGTGNNLPFAFGWGKKNPGTDQNSVISFMKKVMDAKEMKIDSWHILMRMRAPKEGSCEPIAPLELPHSLHAFHRVSSSDDLNVEGFHTFRGGFWNYFSMGMDAQVSYAFHSERKMHPEKFKNQLVNQSTYARLGCTQGWFFASLFHPSSRNIAQLAKVKIMKKHGEWQDLHIPHSIRSIVCLNLPSFSGGLNPWGTPNSNKRQDRDLTPPFVDDGHIEVVGFRDAWHGMVLLAPNGHGTRLAQAHRIRFEFHKGATDHTFMRIDGEPWKQPLPIDDDTVVVEIAHLGQVKMLATHDCRSKSIHDPSSHVNHDGDDGDSGGEEDSVVEEQRKFGAADTFKMPDEVDISHLS; translated from the exons ATGGCTACTCCTGAGGACAACTTCAGTGGCAACTTGGAGAGAGAGTTCTATATACCTACCTATATACTTTCACCGGATGCAAGTCAGGGTGAAGATTTACATTTGTCTGATGTACCTACATGCCCTGTACTAGTGTTTATCAACTCCAAAAGTGGAGGTCAACTTGGTGGAGATCTTCTTCAGACATATCGATCACTTCTTAACAAATATCAG GTTTTTGATTTGGGAGAAGAAACTCCTGATGGTGTTTTACGCAGACTCTATCTGAATCTGGAAAAGCTAAAGAATGATGGTGATGAATATGCCACCAAACTTGAGGAGAGATTGAGGATAATT GTTGCAGGTGGAGATGGCACAGCTGGCTGGCTACTTGGAGTTGTATCTGATCTCAAACTATCTCAGCCACCACCAATTGCTACTGTGCCTTTGGGAACTGGAAACAACCTTCCATTCGCTTTTGGCTGG GGAAAGAAGAATCCAGGAACCGACCAGAACTCGGTTATCTCATTCATGAAGAAAGTAATGGATGCAAAAGAAATGAAGATAGACAG TTGGCACATTCTAATGAGGATGAGAGCACCAAAAGAGGGTTCCTGTGAACCAATTGCACCACTTGAGTTGCCTCATTCGTTGCATGCGTTTCACCGGGTTTCTTCATCTGATGATCTTAATGTG GAGGGATTCCATACATTTCGTGGAGGATTCTGGAATTATTTCAGCATGG GGATGGATGCACAAGTAtcatatgcatttcattcaGAACGGAAGATGCATCCAGAAAAGTTCAAAAACCAGCTTGTCAATCAG AGTACATATGCAAGGCTTGGATGTACGCAAGGATGGTTTTTTGCATCCCTTTTTCATCCTTCTTCAAG GAACATAGCTCAACTGGCCAAGGTCAAGATAATGAAAAAGCACGGGGAATGGCAAGACCTTCACATCCCTCACAG TATCAGGTCAATTGTGTGCCTAAACTTGCCTAGCTTTTCTGGTGGACTGAATCCTTGGGGAACACCAAATAGCAACAAACGCCAAGAT AGGGACTTGACTCCACCATTTGTTGATGATGGCCATATTGAGGTTGTTGGCTTTAGAGATGCTTGGCATGGAATGGTTCTTCTTGCTCCAAATGGGCATGGGACACGTCTTGCACAG GCACATCGAATCCGGTTTGAGTTTCATAAGGGTGCAACTGACCACACATTTATGAGGATCGACGGCGAACCATGGAAGCAGCCCCTTCCCATAGACGATGACACTGTTGTGGTAGAAATTGCTCATCTTGGCCAAGTTAAGATGCTTGCTACCCACGATTGCAGATCCAAAAGTATACACGACCCTTCAAGTCATGTCAATCATGATGGTGATGACGGTGATAGTGGTGGTGAAGAGGATTCGGTTGTTGAAGAGCAGAGAAAGTTCGGGGCGGCAGACACATTCAAAATGCCTGATGAAGTTGATATTTCTCATCTCAGTTAA